In Sebastes fasciatus isolate fSebFas1 chromosome 24, fSebFas1.pri, whole genome shotgun sequence, the following are encoded in one genomic region:
- the tgds gene encoding dTDP-D-glucose 4,6-dehydratase, protein MDFNRTVLVTGGCGFIGSHLVCSLVNRHPDWRIINLDNLDYCCSPRSLESVEDRTNYTFIRGDVCNSQLINHIFNTENIDVIFHLAAKTHVESSFETPLTFQRVNIDGTRVLLGAAHQARHQPQRFIYVSTDEVYGASLDQVFDESSPVRPSNPYSATKAAAEYLVTSYWDKYKFPIIITRSNNIYGPRQYTEKVIPRFLTLLQMNKKCTIQGTFPISRHFLFVDDAVSAFQLVLEKGVVGEIYNMGTSCEIPIIQLARELVKMVKNVPDSEVNDWLEFVPDRPRVDLRYPITCEKLQQLGWRAEVSWAEGIRQTVKWYQDNPDFWPDASEDQEEQIRSRLLQEATDK, encoded by the exons ATGGACTTTAACAGGACTGTTCTGGTGACTGGAGGCTGTGGATTCAT tggctctcATCTTGTGTGTTCCCTGGTCAACAGACACCCTGACTGGAGGATTATCAACCTGGATAAT CTGGATTACTGCTGCAGCCCCAGGAGTCTAGAGAGCGTTGAAGACAGAACGAACTACACCTTTATCAGG GGAGATGTGTGTAACTCACAGCTGATAAATCACATTTTCAACACTGAAAACATCGATGTGATCTTTCACCTGGCGGCCAAAACGCACGTCG AGTCGTCGTTTGAAACTCCGTTGACTTTCCAGCGCGTTAACATCGACGGGACCAGAGTTTTACTGGGAGCCGCCCATCAGGCCCGACACCAGCCTCAGCGCTTCATCTACGTCAGCACTGATGAAGTGTACGGAGCCAGTCTGGACCAG GTGTTTGATGAGAGCAGCCCAGTGAGGCCCTCTAACCCGTATTCTGCCACTAAAGCAGCTGCAGAGTACCTGGTCACATCCTACTGGGACAAATataag TttcccatcatcatcaccaggAGCAACAACATCTACGGGCCCAGACAGTACACTGAGAAG GTCATTCCCAGGTTTCTCACCCTCTTGCAAATGAACAAGAAATG CACCATCCAGGGAACCTTCCCCATATCCCGTCATTTCCTGTTCGTCGACGACGCCGTCAGCGCCTTCCAGCTGGTTCTGGAGAAAGGGGTTGTGGGAGAAATCTACAATATGGGAACAAGCTGTGAGATTCCCATCATACAGCTGGCCAGGGAACTTGTTAAGATG gtgaagAACGTGCCGGACTCCGAAGTGAACGACTGGCTCGAGTTTGTGCCCGACAG GCCGCGAGTCGACCTGCGCTACCCCATCACATgtgagaagctgcagcagctgggCTGGAGAGCGGAGGTGTCCTGGGCTGAAGGCATCAGACAGACCg TCAAATGGTACCAAGACAACCCGGACTTCTGGCCGGACGCAAGCGAGGACCAAGAAGAACAAATCAGAAGCCGGCTTCTTCAAGAAGCCACCGACAAATAA